In bacterium, the sequence ACTCGGAGCCCGAGGTCGGGGAGGTCGATCTCGTGAAGGGAAACGTCGAGGGATTCTTCCCAGAAGCGTCTGACCGACTCGAAGCGCTCCGGCGCGACGCACCACACGACGTGGTGGACGCCGCCCGCCGCTACAGGTTCCTTGCGTTCCATCGCTCGCTCTCCCGATGCGGGGGCGCCGTCTAGAGCGCCAGGTGGATCTCCCCGTGCGCGCGAGCCCAGCGTGAATGGATCCAGCCGGGCTCCTCGAGCAGTCGGTAGTCGGGATGTCGTGCGAGCAGCTCTTCGAAGGCGACCCGCGCCTCGAGCCGCGCGAGCGAGGCGCCTAGGCAGAAGTGGAGTCCGTGTCCGAACGAGAGGTGGCGCGTGATCTTGCGCGTCACGTCGAAGCGCTCGGGCTCCTCGAACTCGCGCTCGTCGAGGTTCGCCGCGGCCCAGACCAGCAATACGCGCTCGCCTTCCGGCACGCGGCGACCGTGGAGCTCGAGGGGCCGACGCGTACGTCGCGGCAGCGCCTGAGCCGGGGTCTCGTAGCGGAGCATTTCCTCGACGGCCGCAGGGATTCGATCCGGTGACTCGGCGAGGAGCTTCTGCTGATCGGGGTGTCGCGCGAGGAGCACGGCGCCGTTCCCGATCAACGACGTCGTCGTGTCGTTGCCGGCGACGATCAGCTGGTAGCAGAAGCCCAGGATCTCCTCGTCGGAGAGCGTCTCGCCGTCGAGCTCCGCGGCGAGCAGTCCGCTCATCAGGTCGGCGGCGGGGTGTCGCCGGCGCTCCTCGAGCAACCGTCCGAACTCCTCGTAGATCCGCTGAGACGGCTCCTCGATCGTCTCCGCGATGCTGAGCGAAGGATTCGTCGTGAGCATCCGGCGCGTATGACCCAGGAAAGTCTCGCGGCGCTCGGGCGGGACGCCGATCATCTCGGCGATGATGCGCCCCGGCAGCGGCGTCGCGTAGTCCTCGACGAGCTCGCAGCGATCGCGCCCCGCCAGACCGTCGAGCAGCTCCCGGGCGATCGCGCGCACGCGATCCTCCATCGCGGCGACCCGCCGGAAGGTGAACGCGCGCGAGACGAGCGTGCGCAGGCGGTCGTGGCGGGGTGGGTCGAGGTAGTTGAGCATCGGGAGCAGGCTCTGCGCCTCCTCGATGCCCTCGGTCGTGAGCGTCTCGACGTCGAGGGTGGCGTTCCAGACGTCTTCGAAGCGGGAGATCGCCCAGATCCCCCGCTCCGGGTTGTGGTAGACGGGATGCTCGTCGCGAAGCCGTTGGTAGACCGCGTGCGCGCGGTCCTGGAACTCCGCGACGTAGGGGTCGTAGACGAAGGCCGATTCCTCGCCCATGCGGACACCTCCTCGTGTCGGACGTCCACGGTAGCGGAGAACGCGCCCGACCCAGGGCGCGACAGCGAGCCCCTTCCGGCGGCCGAGCTACCGTCGGAGCGATTGGCTGAAACGCGTTCACGAGGCAGTGCCGGCCCGCGACGCGACCCTCGCCCCCGCTCGGAGCTTTCCATGCGCTTCTCACTCTCGCTCCCGACGATCCGACACCCCGAGCGCGCCGATCCCTACGACGAGACCTTCGCGCTCGCACGTCTGGCCGAAGAGGAAGGCTTCGACACCGCCACGATCGGTCACCATCATTTCCTGCCCGGCAATCAGAGCGACCCCCTGACGTTCATGGCCGCGGTGGCCGCTCGGACGACGACGTTGCGCGTCGGGACCGGGATCTTCCAGCTCCCGGTCCACAACCCCGTGCGCGTCGCGGAGCAGGTCGCGACGATCGATCAGATCTCCGGCGGGCGGATCTCGCTCGGCGTCGGCTCCGGCTGGTGGCCTCTCGAGTATCAGGTGCACGGTTCGAACTTCCGCGAGCGCGGCGCGCGCATGGAAGAGGCCCTGGAGATCCTGAGGCGCGTCTGGACGGAGACCGACGTCGCCTTCGAGGGGCGCTTCTGGAGCTTCCCCGAGCTGACGGTCCACCCCCGCCCCGTGCAGTCGCCACGCCCTCCTCTCTGGGTCGCAGGCGTGGTCGATGCCGCCGTCGACCGTGCGGCGCGCCTGGGCGACGCATGGCTCTGCGGTCCGGTCCAATCCCTCGGTCGTGCGAAGACCTGCCTCTCGGTCTACCGCGATTCGTGTCGGCGGATCGGAAGGGAGCCGGAGTGGATCCTCAGGCGCTTCGCGTGGATCGGAACGGATCGGCGCAAGATCGAGGAGGAGATCCTGCCTCGCTACATCGAGGGGCTGCTCGTCCATTGGCGAGAGTCCGCCGAAGACGACGTCGAGAAGGCGTTGTTCGAGCGACTCGACCGCGGCGAGAAGATCACGCCGGAAGAGATCGCCGGCGACCGGCTGCTCTGGGGCACGCCCGAAGACGTGATCGCGCAGATCGAGCGCTATCGATCGCAGACCGGCTGCCATCACGTGCACGCGGCCTTCGGCGCGGGCATGCCGGCCCACGAGGACGAGTACTCGACGCTCGGCCGTTTCGAGGAGCAGGCGGAGATGATCCGCCTCTTCGGTCGCGAGGTGATTCCGCATTTCCGCGACGGACGCTGAGAGGGACCGCGGGATTCGCGTCTGCTGGGCGGGACGCTGGTCGTCCCGAACGTACCGAGCGGTCATGGCGGAGAGTTGCCGCTGATCCTGTTGGGCGCCTGGTACTTCGCGAGCTTCGTCACGCGCGGCTTCTAGGACGCGCGAATCCGATCGATGCGGAGACGGCGACGGGCGCTCACGTGCGTGCGCGGCGAGCCCCCGCCGTGAGAGCCAGGGCGCCGATCGCGAGTGCGAGGGTCGTGCCCGGTTCGGGCACGCTCGTGTAGCCGAGACGCGCCTGCGGATTTCGCGGAACGAAGATCCCGGACCTCCACTCGTAGTCGATCGCGTAGGGACCGACCATCGCGATCAGCGGATCCGGATCCGGATCGTTCGTTTCGCCGATCGAGAGGTGCCCGCCTTCCGGACCGCGCAGCACGATCTCGCCGTAGGTGTCCGGGAGCGTCGGGAAGGGGCCTCCGTTCACGGTGAAGCTCGGGACGACGGTCCGGGTGTAGACATCGATCGCGTGTGTCGCGCTTTCGAGGAACGCGAGGTCCGAGGCCGCGCGCTGACCGACGTTGTGGGGCACGATGCTCGATCCGGCCACGTAGTCGTAGAACAGATCGTAGGTCCCGGGGATCACGCTGAGGGTCACCTGCTGGTCGCAGCTGCAGCCGAGGGGGATCACGTCGCCTGGCGTCTCGCCCACGAGGCGGAAGTCGCCGCGTTCGTAGGGCGAGGCGGGAAAGGGTGCGCCGTCGAGACGGAAGTCGAGGGTGATTTCCACGGTCTCGACGTCGACCTCGAGGGTCGAGGGGCCGAGGATCCGCACGCGGCGGCGGAGCAGAGCGTCCTCGTTCCAGGGCACGATCGAGCTGCCGGTGACCGCCCGGTAGTGGAGGTCGTAGCCACCCGCGACGACCCAGACCGGATCGAAGTCCGAGGACGTGTATCCGAGCGTGACTTCGTCGCCGCGTTCACCCAGCAAGACGAGGATTCCGTGCTCGTACGCGGACGCGGGAAAGGTCGCGCCGTCGAGCGTCGCGTCGACGCTCGTCTCGTACGCGACCAGGTCGATCTCGCTGAACGACAGCATGTTGGGCAGCGGAGGCGGCGCAATCTCGAGGTCGGTCGCCACGACCGCGCGCTGGTTCCGCGGCACGATCGAGCTCCCGGCACGGTGTTCGTAGACGACGTCGTAGGTCCCGGGGATGACGCGCTGCACGCCGACCGGTACGTGCGTCGGGCCCCAGGGCACGCGGTCGCCGGTCTCGGGATTCTCGAGGGAGAGGTCGCCCCGCTCGTACGCCGAGGTCGGGAACGCCGCGCCGTTCAACGTGGCCGAGACCGCGTGCGAGAACGCCGGGATGTCGATCGCGACGGTCGGGGTCAGGGCGAAGTCCACGTCGGTCGCGATCACGGCGTGGGTGTTCAGCGGGAGCACCGCCCCCCGGTCGTACTCGTAGACGACGTCGTAGCGCCCCGGCAGGACGCTCACGGCGATCGGCACATCGTGGGTCGTTCCGATCCACGACTCGACGCCGCTCTCGACGTTCCGCAGTCGGATCGTCGCCCGCTCTTCGTACTCGGTCGGGAGCGCGCTGCCGTTGAGCGAGAGCTCGAGCACGCCGTTCAACGCGGGCAGGTCGACGTCGACGTCGGACAGGCCGTCGACCTCGATCGGCGGCCCGACCGGCGCCGACGCGTTTCTCGGAAGCACGCCCCCGAAGCTGTAGTTCAGCTCGTAGCGCGGCTGATAGGTGCCGGGGACGAGGAAGAGCGGCCCCCAGTCGGGATCGGCGCTCGTGCCGACCGGCGTCGTCGTCTGCGGCCCGACGATTCCGTCGAGCTGCAGCGTCGCGAGCTCGCTCGCCGAATCGGGGGGCGGCGCGCCGTCCAGAGTGAGCGTGCCGCTCACGGCGACCGCCGGAACGTCGACCGTCAGGAAGGTCGCGATGGGGAGATTCTGCGCCGCACCGGGCCGCGGGAGCGCGATGCAAAGGAGGAGGAACGCGAGGGAGAGTCGGGTTCGAGACGGGAGCATGCGTCGGTCCTCTTGTGCTTGCGGCCGTGGCGGCCGCCGACGAGCAGAGGGTCGGCGAGAGGCGGCGCGGGCTCCGTGAAGCGCTTCACACGGGCGCGGATCGCGCAGGGACGCTCTCCTGCGCGCTGGAGATCGCTCGAGAGCGCCTCGGTTTTCGGGGGGGGGGGCGCGTCACGGCCATGGCCGCGAGCGTCGCCTTCGCAATCGCACCGCGCGGCGGTCCCGAAGGCGAAGAACACGCTCCGTCGTCGGGGCTTGGGCGCCGGAGGCTTCCGTGAGTCCGTGCGAATCAGGCCCCGGGTCGCGTCGCGCCCGGCCCCGCGATCGACATCGCCTTCTGGTAGGCGGGCCGCTTCGCGATGCGCTCGACGTAGGCCTGCGCGTGCGGGAGCTCCGCGACGCGAAGTCCACCGAAGGGCGGGAGTGTCGTCAGATTGAAGGTCACCATGATGTCGGCGCAGGTGAACTCGGACCCCGCGAGGTACTCGGACTCGGAGAGACGCTGATCGAGGTATCGGAGGTAGCGATCGGCTCGTCGCGCGATGAAGCCGGCTGCCCGGTTTTCGCTGCCGTCGACCGGCTCGCCCAGGGCGAGCGACGCGAAGAAGAGCCCCTGAATGTTGTTGTTGAAGTGCAGCCAGTAGAGGTAGTCCTCGTAGGCTGCCTGGTCGGGCCCGATCGTCAGCCGACCGCCCGCGTGGCGATGGCAGATCGACTCGAGGATCACCGCCGATTCGGTCAGCAGTCGCTCTCCGTCCTTCACGACGGGGGCCGTGCCTGCGGGATGCAGCGCCAGGTAGTCGGCCGTGGCCAGACCGTCGGGGCCACGATCGAACCACTCGAGCTGATAGGGCAGCTCGAGCTCCTCCATCAGCCAGACGATTCGATCCGATTGCGAGACCGCGAGGTGGTAGATCGTGATCATCGATACTCCGGTGTTCCGCGGGACGGCTTCAGACGGTCGGGCAAGAGAGTCCGAGATTCGGGGCCCCGTCGCCACCGGTCGTCCGTGGGAAATCGGCATCAGGTGCGCCGTATTCCCGCGAATCCAACGCGACTCGGTCCGGTGGCTTCGTTTTGTTTCATCTGACCCAGCGTTCGACCGAAGCGATCCGCGGAAGGGGGAAGCGCATGGTCGAGATGCTGCAAAGCGCCGCGGGGCTCGGTTGGCTCGCGTGGAATCTATCGTCGCTCTACATCGGGGCCCGGCTGCTCCGCCTGGGTGTCCGATCGGAGAATCCACCGGCGAGATGGATCGGAACCTACCTGTTCTTCGCGATGGGCCTCGCCAGCGTCCTCTATATCATTCCGATGTCGCGCACGGAGATCGCCAGCAATCCAGCGACCACCCTCGACCGGACCTTCATCGCGGGACACTTCGCCGCGACGATCATCGCGAACTACGGACTGCTCACCTTCACCCATCGTGTGTTTCGACGCGACAGCGCGATCGCCGGCTATGCGTCGAGCGGCCTGCTGGTCTGCATGACCGCGGGCGCAATCGGCCATTGCTGGACGACGAGCTTCGACGGGTCGTTCGCGACCGCCTTCGCGGGCGTCTACCTGGCGGTGCCGGTCGTCGGCAACACATGGGCGGCGACCGAGTCCTTCCTCTACTTCCGCATGATGCAGCGGCGCGTCACGCTGGGTCTGGCGGACGCGACGATGGCGAACCGCTTCGCGCTCTACGCGCTCGGCGCGGCGGCCGCCGCGATGCTGTTGGGTGGCAACTGGCTAGAGATGCAGGTCGTCGCGCGACGCGACCCCTCGTCCGTCGCCGGTGTGAAGATGGTGTCCCTAGCCGTGAAAGCGGTCCTGGGGCTCGTCTGCGCGGGCGCTTATCTCCTTGCGTTCATGCCCCGACGGGAAGCGAACCGGCGCGAGCGCGTCGGCGGCGAGGCGTGAGACGATGGCCGAGTCGAAGGTCTTCGCGTGGCTCTGCGAACGCCTGGAAGCCGACACGGATCTCGACCGCCTCGAGGCCCGTGGGACCGTTCGGATCTGCCTGAAGCAGGCCGGACTGATCGCCGCCGACCTTTCGCCGGCACAGGCGGCGACGGTCGTCGAGAAGGTGCTGCCGCAGGAGCTCGAAGCTCGCGGGGTCGCGGAGGCCGACGTCCTCTGTGAACGCCTCGCGCACAATACGCAGATGCTGACCGACGAACGTTCGGAGGCAGCGCCCGACGAGGTCTTCGGTAGCTTGACGCGATCCTGATGCGCGACGCGCGTCCGGCGTCAGCGAGGCCCCTCCGCCGTCGGAGATCGAGTGCCCGAACGTCGATTCGTCGGGCCGCCGGGTCGATCGTCGGGCCCAGGAGAAACGCCGAGTC encodes:
- a CDS encoding cytochrome P450, encoding MGEESAFVYDPYVAEFQDRAHAVYQRLRDEHPVYHNPERGIWAISRFEDVWNATLDVETLTTEGIEEAQSLLPMLNYLDPPRHDRLRTLVSRAFTFRRVAAMEDRVRAIARELLDGLAGRDRCELVEDYATPLPGRIIAEMIGVPPERRETFLGHTRRMLTTNPSLSIAETIEEPSQRIYEEFGRLLEERRRHPAADLMSGLLAAELDGETLSDEEILGFCYQLIVAGNDTTTSLIGNGAVLLARHPDQQKLLAESPDRIPAAVEEMLRYETPAQALPRRTRRPLELHGRRVPEGERVLLVWAAANLDEREFEEPERFDVTRKITRHLSFGHGLHFCLGASLARLEARVAFEELLARHPDYRLLEEPGWIHSRWARAHGEIHLAL
- a CDS encoding LLM class flavin-dependent oxidoreductase, translating into MRFSLSLPTIRHPERADPYDETFALARLAEEEGFDTATIGHHHFLPGNQSDPLTFMAAVAARTTTLRVGTGIFQLPVHNPVRVAEQVATIDQISGGRISLGVGSGWWPLEYQVHGSNFRERGARMEEALEILRRVWTETDVAFEGRFWSFPELTVHPRPVQSPRPPLWVAGVVDAAVDRAARLGDAWLCGPVQSLGRAKTCLSVYRDSCRRIGREPEWILRRFAWIGTDRRKIEEEILPRYIEGLLVHWRESAEDDVEKALFERLDRGEKITPEEIAGDRLLWGTPEDVIAQIERYRSQTGCHHVHAAFGAGMPAHEDEYSTLGRFEEQAEMIRLFGREVIPHFRDGR
- a CDS encoding PEP-CTERM sorting domain-containing protein (PEP-CTERM proteins occur, often in large numbers, in the proteomes of bacteria that also encode an exosortase, a predicted intramembrane cysteine proteinase. The presence of a PEP-CTERM domain at a protein's C-terminus predicts cleavage within the sorting domain, followed by covalent anchoring to some some component of the (usually Gram-negative) cell surface. Many PEP-CTERM proteins exhibit an unusual sequence composition that includes large numbers of potential glycosylation sites. Expression of one such protein has been shown restore the ability of a bacterium to form floc, a type of biofilm.), yielding MLPSRTRLSLAFLLLCIALPRPGAAQNLPIATFLTVDVPAVAVSGTLTLDGAPPPDSASELATLQLDGIVGPQTTTPVGTSADPDWGPLFLVPGTYQPRYELNYSFGGVLPRNASAPVGPPIEVDGLSDVDVDLPALNGVLELSLNGSALPTEYEERATIRLRNVESGVESWIGTTHDVPIAVSVLPGRYDVVYEYDRGAVLPLNTHAVIATDVDFALTPTVAIDIPAFSHAVSATLNGAAFPTSAYERGDLSLENPETGDRVPWGPTHVPVGVQRVIPGTYDVVYEHRAGSSIVPRNQRAVVATDLEIAPPPLPNMLSFSEIDLVAYETSVDATLDGATFPASAYEHGILVLLGERGDEVTLGYTSSDFDPVWVVAGGYDLHYRAVTGSSIVPWNEDALLRRRVRILGPSTLEVDVETVEITLDFRLDGAPFPASPYERGDFRLVGETPGDVIPLGCSCDQQVTLSVIPGTYDLFYDYVAGSSIVPHNVGQRAASDLAFLESATHAIDVYTRTVVPSFTVNGGPFPTLPDTYGEIVLRGPEGGHLSIGETNDPDPDPLIAMVGPYAIDYEWRSGIFVPRNPQARLGYTSVPEPGTTLALAIGALALTAGARRART
- a CDS encoding glutathione S-transferase; amino-acid sequence: MITIYHLAVSQSDRIVWLMEELELPYQLEWFDRGPDGLATADYLALHPAGTAPVVKDGERLLTESAVILESICHRHAGGRLTIGPDQAAYEDYLYWLHFNNNIQGLFFASLALGEPVDGSENRAAGFIARRADRYLRYLDQRLSESEYLAGSEFTCADIMVTFNLTTLPPFGGLRVAELPHAQAYVERIAKRPAYQKAMSIAGPGATRPGA